One genomic window of Coleofasciculus sp. FACHB-1120 includes the following:
- a CDS encoding glycoside hydrolase family 31 protein: MPQYFGKLPTTGTSWSTIGTLKTIERHDRGIYGDCENSRLAISILAPNLVRVRWAPNGELMPRRSWAVTLDDPEWSIVPFQLWETDAGVEIETEQMRVYIHRQGCRIECFDKTGRPFAQDTGMGMAGRMGAIAAWKRIEADEHFYGFGERTKLLDKLSEVQTNWTVDALDYSSFTDEMYQAIPFFIALRPELAYGIFFNTTFWSQFDIGAEQPGVYRMETRGDELDYYIIYGPEPAQILSTYTQLTGRMQLPPKWSLGYHQCRWSYESEEVVRELAQEFRNRRIPCDVIHLDIDYMNGYRVFTWSPKRFPDPAQLVNDLAQDGFKTVTIIDPGVKYEPEADYHVFDQGIENDYFIRKAEGELFHGYVWPDKAVFPDFLRPEVRQWWGDLHKSLTEVGVAGIWNDMNEPAIDDRPFGDPGNKISFPLDAPQGSPEERTTHTETHNLYGQSMAQSACEGLKRLRPTERSFVLTRSGFAGIQRWSSVWMGDNQSLWEYLEMSLPMLCNMGLSGVAFVGSDIGGFAGNATAELFARWMQVGMLYPLMRGHSAMSTARHEPWVFGDRVEAICREYINLRYQLLPYIYTLFWEAATTGAPILRPLLYHFSNDPKTYKLYDQVLLGSSLMAAPIYRPGVEYRALYLPEGTWYDWWTGERYEGATHILAHAPLERMPLYVRAGAIIPMQPVMQYTDERPLDELTLRIWPGHGECRLYEDDGHTFEYQTGAFATTTYRVYSQGQQTRVEIAAREGNWTPPNRETIVQLVGVGEQRFVDDSTARQLTF; this comes from the coding sequence ATGCCGCAATATTTTGGAAAACTGCCCACGACAGGGACATCTTGGTCAACAATTGGAACGCTAAAAACGATAGAACGCCACGATCGAGGAATCTACGGCGATTGTGAAAATTCGCGCCTTGCAATTAGCATCCTGGCACCAAACTTAGTCCGAGTCCGCTGGGCACCTAATGGTGAATTGATGCCGCGTCGTTCGTGGGCAGTCACATTGGACGATCCAGAATGGTCAATCGTACCCTTCCAACTTTGGGAAACTGACGCAGGGGTAGAAATCGAAACCGAGCAGATGCGGGTGTACATCCACCGCCAAGGGTGCCGGATCGAGTGTTTTGATAAAACTGGGCGACCTTTCGCGCAAGATACCGGGATGGGGATGGCTGGACGCATGGGCGCGATCGCTGCCTGGAAGCGCATCGAAGCCGATGAACATTTCTACGGTTTTGGCGAACGCACCAAGCTACTCGACAAACTCAGCGAAGTCCAAACAAACTGGACAGTTGACGCCCTCGATTACAGCTCCTTTACCGATGAAATGTACCAGGCGATTCCATTTTTTATCGCGCTGCGTCCAGAACTCGCCTACGGTATCTTCTTCAACACCACTTTTTGGAGCCAGTTCGACATCGGTGCGGAACAACCGGGCGTCTATCGGATGGAAACGCGGGGCGATGAACTGGATTATTACATCATTTACGGCCCCGAACCGGCGCAAATTCTTAGCACCTACACCCAGCTAACAGGTCGAATGCAACTTCCGCCGAAATGGTCGCTTGGTTATCACCAATGCCGTTGGAGTTACGAATCTGAAGAGGTGGTGCGAGAACTTGCCCAGGAATTCCGCAACCGTCGCATTCCTTGCGATGTGATTCATCTCGATATCGACTACATGAACGGCTATCGGGTGTTTACCTGGAGTCCCAAACGGTTCCCCGACCCTGCCCAATTGGTCAATGACTTGGCGCAGGATGGCTTTAAGACAGTGACAATTATCGATCCAGGCGTCAAGTACGAGCCGGAAGCCGATTACCACGTCTTCGACCAAGGGATAGAAAATGACTATTTTATCCGTAAGGCAGAGGGTGAACTATTCCACGGCTACGTTTGGCCCGATAAAGCGGTATTTCCCGATTTCCTGCGTCCGGAAGTGCGCCAGTGGTGGGGCGACTTGCACAAAAGCCTGACGGAAGTCGGCGTTGCGGGTATCTGGAACGACATGAACGAACCGGCGATAGACGATCGCCCGTTTGGAGATCCGGGCAATAAAATATCCTTCCCCCTAGATGCGCCTCAAGGTTCGCCAGAAGAACGCACCACCCATACCGAAACTCACAACCTGTACGGGCAATCAATGGCTCAATCGGCTTGCGAAGGGCTGAAGCGACTGCGTCCTACAGAGCGCTCGTTTGTACTGACCCGCTCCGGTTTTGCCGGAATTCAGCGTTGGTCGTCGGTGTGGATGGGCGATAATCAATCGCTGTGGGAGTATCTGGAGATGTCGCTGCCGATGCTCTGCAATATGGGACTATCGGGTGTGGCGTTTGTCGGTTCAGATATTGGCGGTTTTGCTGGCAATGCCACGGCTGAGTTATTTGCCCGGTGGATGCAAGTGGGAATGCTTTACCCATTGATGCGCGGTCACTCGGCAATGAGTACGGCAAGACACGAACCTTGGGTTTTTGGCGATCGCGTTGAAGCTATCTGCCGCGAATATATTAATCTCCGCTACCAGCTATTGCCCTATATCTACACACTTTTCTGGGAAGCGGCAACCACTGGCGCACCGATTTTACGTCCCTTACTCTATCATTTCTCCAACGACCCGAAAACCTATAAACTCTACGACCAAGTATTGCTCGGTTCTTCCCTCATGGCAGCACCCATCTATCGACCAGGAGTAGAGTATCGGGCACTGTATCTTCCGGAAGGCACTTGGTACGACTGGTGGACAGGAGAACGTTACGAAGGCGCGACGCATATCTTAGCTCATGCACCGTTAGAGCGAATGCCGCTATATGTGCGTGCGGGAGCGATTATCCCCATGCAGCCGGTGATGCAATACACGGATGAGCGTCCCCTTGACGAACTTACCCTCCGCATCTGGCCTGGACATGGTGAGTGTAGGCTCTATGAAGATGATGGGCATACATTTGAATATCAAACGGGTGCTTTTGCCACCACGACCTACCGCGTTTATTCCCAAGGACAACAAACGAGGGTTGAAATTGCCGCCCGTGAAGGCAATTGGACGCCACCCAACCGCGAAACCATTGTGCAGCTAGTGGGTGTTGGCGAACAGCGTTTCGTTGACGATAGTACGGCGCGTCAACTGACTTTTTAA
- a CDS encoding dienelactone hydrolase family protein encodes MMKFTRREFIMASTLAAGFALAVRPISAQVITTDKKGLVAGEVKIPVEDGAIPAYRAMPARGKNFPVVLVVQEIFGVHEHLQDICRRFAKLGYLAIAPELYARQGDVSQMSDVQEIITKVVSKVPDAQVMSDLDATVAWAAKSSRGNTDKLGITGFCWGGRIVWLYAAHNPTLNAGVAWYGRLVSESSPLTPKHPIDLVDQLKAPVLGLYGGNDTGIPNETVEKMQEALKAADKPSEIILYPDTPHGFFADYRPSYREEEAEDGWKRLQAWFKKYGVA; translated from the coding sequence CTGATGAAATTCACGCGCCGCGAATTTATCATGGCCTCTACGCTGGCGGCAGGGTTTGCCCTAGCAGTTCGCCCCATTTCTGCCCAAGTCATTACGACCGATAAGAAAGGCTTGGTGGCGGGTGAAGTGAAGATACCCGTAGAAGATGGAGCCATCCCCGCTTATCGAGCAATGCCTGCCAGGGGTAAGAATTTCCCCGTCGTGCTAGTGGTGCAGGAAATCTTTGGCGTTCACGAACATTTGCAAGATATCTGTCGCCGCTTTGCAAAACTGGGCTATTTAGCGATCGCGCCAGAACTCTATGCGCGTCAAGGCGATGTTTCCCAAATGAGCGATGTTCAAGAAATTATCACCAAAGTAGTTTCTAAAGTCCCCGATGCCCAAGTTATGTCAGATTTGGATGCAACGGTTGCTTGGGCAGCTAAGTCCAGTCGGGGAAACACCGATAAACTGGGAATTACAGGCTTTTGCTGGGGTGGGCGAATCGTTTGGCTGTATGCGGCGCACAATCCCACGCTCAATGCTGGAGTTGCTTGGTACGGACGCTTAGTCAGCGAGTCTTCGCCGCTTACTCCAAAACATCCTATTGACTTGGTTGATCAGCTGAAAGCGCCCGTACTGGGACTCTACGGCGGCAACGATACCGGCATTCCGAACGAAACCGTCGAGAAGATGCAAGAAGCGCTGAAAGCAGCAGACAAGCCTTCGGAAATTATCCTTTATCCGGACACGCCCCACGGTTTTTTTGCCGACTATCGCCCCAGCTACCGCGAAGAGGAAGCAGAAGACGGCTGGAAACGTCTACAAGCTTGGTTTAAGAAGTACGGGGTTGCTTAA